The Raphanus sativus cultivar WK10039 chromosome 2, ASM80110v3, whole genome shotgun sequence genome includes a region encoding these proteins:
- the LOC108821731 gene encoding protein SENSITIVITY TO RED LIGHT REDUCED 1 has protein sequence MVKNAISDGEWTVVLPSKRRHGKIKPKPKIQEEEEEEEEEEEEKPWKSDDLEVDPQRQARVKQKMENSIKKVESSKFYAAFLEKLKCPEVSDQFRLVLGDETQLQMVMYGIGSIESYESPRFQLSVAILMKREFEWVGNIEVFDPVLSVTESSVLESLGCTVLSVNEQARREALKPTLFFMPHCEANLYSNLLQANWRMDRLRRIALFGNSFQMYEEQVTFKPNVIRATKRIIAARGFTSEFAIETVSDDYFPAFHDSSWHFFSPGLDSELPLLVSEGL, from the coding sequence ATGGTTAAAAACGCAATTAGTGATGGTGAGTGGACAGTGGTCTTACCTAGTAAACGAAGACATGGGAAAATAAAACCTAAACCTAAGattcaggaagaagaagaagaagaagaagaagaagaagaagagaagccgTGGAAGTCTGATGATCTTGAAGTTGATCCCCAAAGGCAAGCAAGAGTAAAGCAGAAGATGGAAAACTCTATCAAGAAAGTCGAGAGCTCAAAATTCTACGCAGCATTCTTAGAAAAGCTCAAATGCCCCGAGGTTTCGGACCAGTTTCGCCTGGTGTTAGGTGACGAAACACAGCTTCAGATGGTTATGTACGGTATAGGAAGCATCGAGTCTTACGAATCTCCAAGGTTTCAGCTCAGCGTTGCAATCTTGATGAAGAGGGAGTTTGAATGGGTTGGTAACATTGAAGTGTTCGATCCGGTCCTCTCGGTGACTGAATCTAGTGTCTTGGAATCTCTGGGGTGTACTGTTTTGTCTGTGAACGAGCAAGCTCGTAGGGAAGCTTTGAAGCCTACTCTTTTCTTCATGCCGCACTGTGAGGCTAATCTGTATAGCAACCTGTTGCAAGCGAACTGGAGGATGGATCGGTTGCGCAGGATTGCATTGTTTGGGAACAGCTTTCAGATGTATGAGGAGCAGGTGACGTTTAAACCGAATGTCATCCGTGCTACCAAACGGATCATAGCTGCACGGGGATTCACTAGTGAGTTTGCTATTGAGACTGTATCTGATGATTATTTTCCAGCGTTCCATGATTCGAGCTGGCATTTTTTCAGCCCCGGTTTAGATTCGGAGCTGCCATTGTTGGTTTCAGAGGGATTATAG